DNA sequence from the Geobacter sp. AOG2 genome:
ATGTGCGCCAATGACGACCAACGCCATCCCTTTCTCGTACCGGTAAAGGGATTCATCCGGGAGATGGTGGCACAGTCCGTCCCGTACCTGGGGATCTGTCTGGGGGGGCAACTGCTGGCGGCGGCCCTGGGGGGCAGGGTGGTGGCAAACCGCTGGGAGGAGCTGGGAACGCTGGAGGTTGAACTGACTGCGGCGGGCAGGGAGGACCGGCTCTTCGCGGGTCTCGCTTCCCGGTTCGGCTCCTTCCAGTGGCACCACGACAGTTTCGATATCCCCGCCGGGGGCGTCCTTCTGGCCGCTTCGCCGGCCTGCCCGCACCAGGCCTTCCGCATCGGGCCGTGCGCCTGGGGAACCCAGTTCCATCCCGAAGTGACCGAAGAGATCATCCGCGCCTGGTGCGCCTGGGACCCGGCCACCAGGGGGCGCGCCGACGAGCTGGTCGCCGCCTGGGAGGCGGAGGGGGGCTATGATCTCATCGCCCGGCGGTTGCTGGAGAACTTCGTGGGGGCAGGCGATAAATAGGACTAATGGGACTAATGGGACTAATGGGACTAATGGGACTAATGGGACTAATGGGACTAATGGGACTAATGGGACTGATAGGACTTATAGGACTTATAAAATAACTTATTGGTCCCATATGTCCCATTGGTCCCATCAGTCCTATTAAGTCCTATCAGTCTATTACCCCCTAAGTCCCATCGATTTTTAAGGCCGCCACAAATACATAAAGCTGCTGGCTCCAAAGGCATCCCAACCGCTCAACGCCTCGGCCAGCCCCGCCTTCTCGGCTGCGCCGGCATAGATGCTCCCCTTGTAGCTGCCGGGGCGGTAATAGCTCACCACCCGCGCCTTCCCGTCGCCCGCGGCCGTGCGGATCTCGGCGATGACGTCGTCCAGGTAGCCGATCCGGTCGATCAGTTTTGCCTCCAGCGCCTGGCTTGCGGTATAGACCCGGCCGTCGGCCACCTTGCGTAGTTCATCCCTCGTGAGGCTGTTCCCGGGCCGTTCCATGATCACATCCAGAAACCGGCCGTAGAGCTGGTCGATGATCTCCTGCCCCAGCTTCACCTCTTCCGGCGTGGCCTTGCGGAAGGGGGACATGATGTCCTTCTTGTCGCCGGACTTGACGGTCTGTTCTTCCACCCCGATCTTGCCCATCAACCCTTCCACGTTGAATTTCATCAGGATCACGCCGATGCTGCCGGTGATGGCCGTGGGGTGCGCCGTGATCTCGTCGGCCGCCGTGGCCACGTAATAGCCGCCCGACGCGCCGGTGCCCACGATGCAGGCCAGCACCGGGACCTTCTTGCGTTTTTTGAACATGTTGATGTCGTGGCGGATGATATCGCTGGCGGTCAC
Encoded proteins:
- the sppA gene encoding signal peptide peptidase SppA: MRRAFLLLSLFLMLPGCAFVNVPLIPPPSPLAEQVLEGDGAKKILLLDISGTISEEEKSGGLLGRSSPSLVSVVRESLHKAEQDRDVAGVILRINSPGGTVTASDIIRHDINMFKKRKKVPVLACIVGTGASGGYYVATAADEITAHPTAITGSIGVILMKFNVEGLMGKIGVEEQTVKSGDKKDIMSPFRKATPEEVKLGQEIIDQLYGRFLDVIMERPGNSLTRDELRKVADGRVYTASQALEAKLIDRIGYLDDVIAEIRTAAGDGKARVVSYYRPGSYKGSIYAGAAEKAGLAEALSGWDAFGASSFMYLWRP
- a CDS encoding type 1 glutamine amidotransferase is translated as MFHIIQNDPEVPPGNITGHLRHLGVAVTVCHAYRDEPLPLPEETQGVIVLGGAMCANDDQRHPFLVPVKGFIREMVAQSVPYLGICLGGQLLAAALGGRVVANRWEELGTLEVELTAAGREDRLFAGLASRFGSFQWHHDSFDIPAGGVLLAASPACPHQAFRIGPCAWGTQFHPEVTEEIIRAWCAWDPATRGRADELVAAWEAEGGYDLIARRLLENFVGAGDK